Below is a genomic region from Macaca thibetana thibetana isolate TM-01 chromosome 1, ASM2454274v1, whole genome shotgun sequence.
ATTTTTATTGTCTAAAACAGATTATATGCAGTAAGAGAATGTACAAAAACACCTTCATTTCTAGAGcttatatgtaaacatttttattcagtCACCCAGGAGTCTCAGAAAGCCATTCATACAAGGATCCagaaatttgtgttgtttctacaataaaacaaaaaactactatTCTTTTGAAAACTCctagcaagttacttaattttgtttcattcatacaacaaatatttagttagtgcctaccatgtgccagagtGCTCCATATTAGTAACATTATTAGAGTACCATCCTCAACTTTCCTCCAAGCTCTCTGGATAACTAGTTGAAATGGCAGATAGAAGCAATCTAtctatatatgttaaaaaaaaaaacaaaactctactTATATATGCACCATTGTGGCTGCAAAGATGTGAAAATCTATACATAATGTGTTTATGGTGCTACATTTTACAGCCCTTAGAaatctgtaattattttctttggacTGATATATAGACCAACAGATACAGTTTAATTGTGCAGTTATGTTgtataagttgaaaatatatagTTAAACATATCCAAGCATTTTAATTAAGTCACTGTACTTACTCTGCGTTTTTTCTGAAGTTGATACTTTGATTCACTATATGGTGGAACACAGTGGTTTTTTTCAAAATCAGGTGTAATGACAGCTTTCTGCAGAagctataaaaacataaaattggttttaaaataatgtcagaATGTTATGTAAGTTTTTCAACAGTTTAAACTTAtacataagttttaaaatttttagtcaGCCTGGCAaagtggcccacacctataatcccagtgctctgaggaggctaagggaggaggatcacttgaggccaggagttttagaccatcttagtcaacacagcaagaccctgactgtaaaaaaattagttgggcatggtggcacacacctgtagtcccagctactcaggacgctaaggcagaaggatcacttgagtccaggagcctgaggctgcagcaagttatgactgtgccactcactccagcctgggtgacagagtgagaccttgtctccctGCACCCAggccccaaaaaaaagaaaaaagaagaaagaaaaaaaaggccaggcatggtggctcatgcctataatcccaactctttaggaggccaaggtaggacaatcacttgaagccaagagttcaagactagcctgggtaacataggaaAACCCcatttctccaaaataaataaataaatttgtgcaGTCAAATCTGTTTATCTTTTCCTAAATGATTTCTGTACTTCTGTTACTTGACTAGTATGATTATATTCTCCTAAAGCTCTGTGTGATTAAAGGACCTCAGCTTAATTAGTATTTTTCTCAGTACAAGAACCAAATAAGACTGCTCTGTAGCCCTCAAAATAGTTTACAGGAATATACTACAAGCATTAATTTGGGACTGACATTTGAAATGATCAACTCAGAAATTAACTGTCAGCCACTCAATTCAGGTTCAGGCCTAGAAGTTTCTGTGTGGTATAGGTAGTCGTCTAGGCTTTCCTATCCCTCATAAAAGGGGGCATGATATTTACTTAACAAATGATTAAGAGTTTGCTGCGTTTCAAGTGCTGTACTAGGCTCAAGGACAGTGATTCTCAATTGGgagcatttggcaatgtctggagacatttttggtggtGATGACAAGGAAGACTactactgacatctagtgggcAAAAGATACGGATGCCATTAAACATCTGACAATGCACAGAACATTTCACAACAAAATTATGCAGCCCAAAACATCAGTAGTGCTGAGACTGAAAAACCCTGTTTtaggaatataaagaaaagatgataaGTTAACATATCACATGATCAATAATGAATCAGATCTATGCTAGAAGTTATGGAAACACAGAGGGGCTGTGAGGAAGGACTGGAGGTAAAATGTTCTCCAAGGGCAACGATCAATTATTTTTGCACTTGCTTGGGAAAAAGCAGGGTAAGTTCAGGCAACTACAGTAGTCTTCAGTGGCAAGAATAGAGCAGATGACAGTTGGGTGGGGTAGAAAGGTACCTTGAAGGATTTAAGATAATACTATGTCAcatctgtgtgtggtgtgttttttggggcagggaggagacatgtggtctcgctatattgcccaggttggtctcaaactcctgggcttaagcaattctcctgccttagcctcctaaagtgctgggattatagatgtgagttACCTTGCCCAGCCGAATTTGTGTTTTTAGACAGAGAAATCTAGAAGTACAGAGGATGGCTTGAAGAAGATGATGAAAACAAGATCAAAAAGGAAGCCACTGGGGTAGTGTAGATGAGAAACAAAGGCCTGTACTAACTGGTGACAGTGGCTTAAAAAGGAGGAGGCGAAGAAAAAGTCTTCCCCTAGAGGCTTGGCGACTGactacaaaaggaaaagagattttgGTTTCATTAGCCAGAAGAGAGAATACAAAAAGAGGATTCCTGGTTCAGGCAGGGAAAGGGGAATTAGTGAGGTCAAGTGCCTGAGGACATCTAAATGAACAAACAGACACTTGGATTTAAAGGTCTGAAAGTGCAAGTGAGAGGCATCAAAGCTAGAAAACACAGATTTAGGAGAAAGCAGTGTAAGGTGTTGGCTAAAGCTAAGGGTTTGGGTAAGGTTACCCTAACAGcaattccttctgaaattatatgtaaaatgtttatatgcacatgtgtatttttttcctggtggaaGAGGTAGGCATTCACAGCTTTCAGATTCTCAACAGAGTCTACATTAGTTAAGAACTTAAGAACTAAAAGTATagcaagaaaagggaagaaaacaaaacccctGGGATCATAATTGGTGGGTGTAAGATGAGTAACACTGACCCcgtattgatttattttaaagcattatcATTCACAGATAGGATTTTATTGTAAAAAGAAATGACTcttttagagaaggaaaaaacTAACACATTACACCAATGTGGTTTCACTGTAGGAAAATTAAATCTTTTACCAAAGACTAATTTCTAAAAGTGATTGGTTAGTTCTGTGAAAACCTAACAGCACAATTAACttacctcatttttctttttctccttgatcTGTGTTAGGGTTCTCTTGTTAGACTGTAGTTTATCTGCATTGAAATTAATATACAAACCACCCAACTGCTTGATACTCAGACCAGGGTCTATGCTGCTGCTTGTCAACTttagactgaaaaagaaatcatgacTTAAAGATCAagtaattaaatcaaaatggaaacaaGTAAGAtcgcattttaaaaaatcacttattcTTCTCTTGCCTTGTATTGTCCAcgatgaagaaaaaaaagcatattatttttaCAAGGAATTCCTgaaaaaactctaaataaataaatttttcatcattttattttattttttgagacagggtctcactgttgcccaggatggagtgcagtggtgaccactgcagccttgaactcttgggactcaagtgatcctcccgcgtCAACTTccctgggtggctgggactacaggtacgcaccccacacctggctcattttttcttttcttttttttttgtagagacagagtctcaatatgttgcccaaactggtcttaaactcctgtaAATAGATATTTTCAATCTAGTAAAGTCATTTAGAAGAAACTCTGGATGCACAATGAATTAAACCAAAaaggttttgggggaacataCCCAAATTTATTCTCCAGATTTTCTTAGAGAAGATTaaggcaggccaggcgcagtggctcatgcctgtaatcccagcactttgagaagccgaggcggtaggatcacttgaggtcaagatttcaagaccagcctggccaaaatggtgaaaccccatctctactaaaaatacaaaaaattagccaggtgtggtggtgcacacctataatcccagctactagggagggtgaggcaggagaatctcttgaacccaggagactggggttgcagtaagccgagattgcatcactgcattccagcctgggtgacaaagcaagactgtctcaacaacaaaaaaagaagattaagGTCATATAAAATACCAATAGATTTCATAAAGAGATTTTATAAAttacagaaaagaagagaatataCCTGATGATTCAACTTCATATATAGGTAGTGAGTTAATAAATGTACAcatcttcatttctaaaactaATGAGAAAGGCAGGTTCTTGAACTTCCAAGTTATCAAAACTTAAATGTTTTTTCCTGGGTGACTAAGGGCATTTGCTAGTATCTCTAAAGTGAGTCTCGAACAGCAATGAGCATCCATCCCACAggagtgttttaaaaatacaaatgtcataccctagacctactgaattGGGATCTTCTAGAGTTGACCCGGGCTCCTGctatatttatgtaataatttctactttatattATGGAAGGGTCCTTTTTAAGCAAGTACACTTGGACTGACAGTAACTTTCCTCCCTAATTATCCATACACACTGAGTAGGTGAAAGCATAATCAACCTCTACTGGAAAGTGAAATCATTCTTGTGCAGTAATTCTCAACCCTGAATGTATGTATGTAGTCCcctggctggaactacaggcacatgacaccatatCCAGCTTAGTTTgcactcaatctttttttttttttttttgagaccaagttttgctctgttgcccgggctggagtgcaatggcatgaccttggctcactgcaacctccacctcctgggttcaagcaattctcctgcctcagcctcctaaacagctgggattacaggtgcccaccaccacgcccagcagccaggatagtctcgaactcctgacctcaggtgatacacccacctcagcctcccaaagtaagtTTGCACTCAATCTTAAATGATCATTTGACATTATGGAACTCTAAGTTCTCAAATACTCAcaatattgaaaaatacaatactGAGAGACATTCAGGATACAACCTGAATGTCTATCATTACTTGAATGGATAAATTCACTGTTGtatagtcatacaatggaataccactcagcaataaaaaagaatgaactactggTATATACAGTAACATGGATGAATTACAGAAACAATATTCTGAGTGAAAGAATGCAGGCAGAAGAgagtacatattctttttttttttttggagacagggtctcactgtcacccatgctggagtgctgtggtgcgatctcagctcactgcaacctctgcctcctgagctcaagtgagtgatcctcccacatcagcctccccagtagctgggaccacaggtgctttccaccatgcccagcttttttatttttatttttttgggtagacatgggtttttcccatgttgcccaagccagtcttgaactccagggctcaagcgatccacctgccttggcctcccaaggtgccgagattacaggcatgagtcacttaCTGCTCTtatcacatacaaaaatattaacatatgatgtcctttttttttttttttgagacaacatctccctctattgcccaggctggagtgcagtgggacaaccatggctcactgcagcctcaatctccaggactcaagcaatcctcccacctcagcttcccaagtaactgggacacAGGCGCACAGggcaccacacatggctaattaaaaaaattttgtgtgtagagatggggtctccctatattgcccacgctgatctcaaacacctacttgggctcaagtgatcctcctgcctcagccttacaaagtgctaggattacaggcatgagtcactgcatccaaCAGATTGATTTCTAATGTCACCAAAACGAGCACTTTTAGTTATGACTGCTGGGGAAAATATGACTAAAATAGGTATCCAAAAAGACAAGGGAAATGCTGGATAGAAGAGCTATTCCATGAAGAACCCAAGGCAGTGATTTTCTCATTCCCCAGGctaacatttcatatttttatggtaACCACTTGAAATACATGTATCAAaaacttataaaggaaaaactTACAGTTTAGCCTTTGTGCTATTTAGTAAGTCTTCTTCATCACTACACTCATCTTCATTTTCGTCATGGTCTGATGAATCTTCACTTTTTtcaccctcttcctcttctttttcttcctcagtgGCAACCTCACTTGCTTTGTCTTCCTCTTCCAAGTAAAAATTTTTATCAGCACTCATTCCAGGAGTTGTGTCAATTACAAACAATGCATTGTCACATGACAGACTTTCTGTGTCTCCACTTAATGACTCCCTTTGGCCACTATTTTCAACAAAACATAAAGTATCCTCTTCATTCTCACTGTTTTCAGACTGTTGGCTTTCATCACTGCTGAGAACTAATAAGACAGAATTATCTTTACCCTGAGATGTGTTGGGCGCAGACGTGTATAGTCTGGTATCACATTCAAAATCGACATTCCCTTCACTGTTCATGTCTTCACTGACACTTATAACTGTGGACTCTTcttcatcatcactaccaccacaaTCACCAAACTCTGTCAGGTCACTTGCTTTTATgggactttttttcttgtcattccaTCTGCCTACTTCCACAGTTGCAAATGTTTGAGTTAATGATTTCATTACAGCCTCAGAGTTCAGATTAGAGTGCACTGatacagcatttttattttggggggttgAATGTCGCTGAGAAAGTAACTGTTGAAGGCTAGTGTCCTGAAGTTCAGAAAGATTCTTCAGCTGAGAACTTTTCTCATTAATTTCTTTCCCCTCATCTGTTATTCCATTGGCATCTTCATTCAAATCCTTacaattctgttttgtttctttaagagATTCAACATTGGCCTGTTCTTGCACTGTTAATATATTTTCTGAACTTCTGTGGGAGAAATCATCATCGAAGTCATTATTATAGAAATTTGGCTTATTTATCTCAGAAAGAGATCTTGCTTGTAAATGGGAAGTTGGTCTGGTATCTGAATCCTCTGAATTCACAGGTGTGCCCACGATCTGTTTCTCATTTCCTGGTACAATCTTACTatctttcttttcagtttgtgCCTTTAATTTCCTCTGCATACTCCTGGTTTTTCTAGTTGCAATTTCAGAGAATGAAATGTCTGAGCTTGATGTCTCAGCAACAGATATAGCTTCTGTATGAGATTCTTGGCTTGGATCTGTCAGAGATTTAGCCTTACTTCTTCTGGTTCCTCTCGTTTTTTCTGTGGGAAGCACAATTCTAGAAATACCTGAAACATGAGATTCTGCTTCAGAGACTATTTCTTCAGTGTAAGACTCCTTTGTTGGAGTTACTTTCGGCTTTTTCCTAACACTGGACACTGGGGAGCGTGCAATTAAGATCTGCCTTCTCCTAGTTACCCTTAAAATGGTATCATGGTGCTCAGACACAGAAGAATAATTTGACTCTGCCTCAGAGGTCTCTCCATCCGTAGATGGTTCAGTACCCTTTGGTAGTGAGCTTGTAGTTCTGCTCTTCCTCTTTCTAGCTTTAGGAGTTCTAGGGATTGAACTTTGTTTCCCAGTGGTCTGTGATTCAGCAGTAGTTCGGGCATCAGATCCAGTACTACTTTCTGGATGCGCTTGAATCCCATTAGCAGCAGAACTCTGCAAACCAGAGAAAACACACTGTAAATTAGGTACGGCTGGAACAAAGGCAAAGCAAATGAAGTACTGACCCCAAAAGCTAAAACCCGGTAAACAAGAttacctttaaaacaaaaaacaaaacccgcccaactcatgatttttaaaaaatcaaaatttggcagggcgcggtggctcacgcctgtaatcccagcactttgggaggccgaggcgggtggatcacgaagtcaggagttccagacagcttggccaatatggtgacaccccgtctctactaaaagtaaaaaaattagtcgggcgtgttggtgcgcacctgtaatcccagctactcgggagcctggaGCAGAATTgttggaacccgggaggcagaagttgcagcgagaCGAGGTCGCGGCTCTAGCCtgggcactgcactctagcctgggcgacagagcaagactccgaatcaaaaaaaaaaaaatcaaaatttaaacacTGGATCCAACCCTGCATTTACTTCACTTGCCTCATCCTTCCTAGATGTAACTTCAGAAGcagaacaattaaaatttttctgtttaaagtCAAATATAATGGGTAGACGAACATTCTGACCCACCTATAGGAGGGGGAGAAAAGGAATATTAACTCTGAACAACGATGTGTTTAGGAACACAATGATGGAATCAGCCGCCCTTACCTTTACGTAAGGAAAAAATCGCCGCCGCTCCGTTCCCTGCATCGCAGAGTCAGAATGAGACAGCCGACTGACGCCACTAAGAGTCACCAAGTGACGACACCACAGCCCTCCTCACGCCTTAAGGAGGTAACGCTGGACAGCTGCCAGCCTCCCCACGTGAAAACGAAGCTTTTTTTCCAGTTCCCCTAAATGGGGCTTGTGCATGGTGGCCGAAATTAACCCTCCTTGGTACCGTGTTAACAGTATGGTTTAAAAAGCTTGAACTATGCTTCTGCATTAAGGAGTTGAACGACCCAAAGAAAGTTATCTAACCTCTCTTCCATACTAAAAACTGCCTTAAAAGACAGTGGTGAGGGCTAGTTTTCGTGACAGTCTTAGCACGGGGCCTGGGAAACCCAAGCGCGCGGCAAGCTGGGGTCCTCTGTTGGCAGTCCGCACCCTTAAGCGGACCCTTGCGCCGCCCCGCCTGCCTGAGCGCCGCTCTGCGAAGCGGGGAGAAGTAGGAAAGACTGGATTTCCTACCTTCTGCCCGGAACTTTCAGCCGACGCGGCTTGGATGCTGGCCTTAGCCCGTGCGGATCTGGTAACCACCATCTTTCCGGCTCCCCCGCGACAACCACTACTTCCCTCTTCCCTGGCGCTCCGGAAATGCGTCAGAGAACTGTCTCGAGCGCGTTTTCCGCGAAGATCCGAGAGCTCGCGAGAATCTCATCCCTGCCTTCGCCCAGCCAGTTCAGGCTAGGGCGGTCTGAGACAACGGGCTTGGGTTTAAGTGTGCACTTTAGAGCTGTAGAAGACAAGCCAGATTTTTGCTGGCAAAGACCTTCATGGGGGCAGCGAAGCCCGCAGTGACAGAGGGCCTTAGCGTACGGGTTCACATGAATTGTAAAAACGCACCGACAGGCTATCCGTTCATTTGTTCagtagaatcatttgaacccgggaggcgttcTTTCATTTCTGTGTTCTAAAGAGCTTAATGTAGCCCTTGGTGTATCCAAGGGAGACGTTTGAggtatttgtacttttttttaaaaaggcaatattTACTCGTGTATTATTTGTGAcgctaaatataaataaaataaaatttaaggacTTGGTTGAGGTAAAAGGGATATAAAGTGCCCACAGGAACTCGGAGACAAAGTAGAAAGCTATATAATCTAAACGTGAGATGGTGTTTAGGGATTGGGaatagcagaaaagaaaaaaagttaaagaaattgtAAAGGAGAGGAATaaggttttgttgttattgttgttgcagTGAAAGGAAGAGAATGACCAGAATCAAGAGGTTTTTTTGGTTAATCTTTTGGGATAAAAGGTAGAGAACTATGTTTGAGGGGATGGGGgattgaaaaaataagtaaacgcAAATTATTGTTGGAGGTGAGAAACGATGGATGATTGCCTCACCAAACCTAGTCTCTACTTCTTTATAAcagaaaatcaattttttatttaaagtcacaGAACACAGACTTCGGTGGACACACTGCTTCCCAGCTTAAATTGCTTATTTTATAGTCTCCCTTGCAGCCAAATGTGGCTACGTGACTACGTTTTAGCCAATTAGGTATAAATTGTGTGCATGTCTTTAGGGACGGCATCTAAAAGAGAGGAGGCCgtccctggcttttttttttttttttttttttttttttttttttttttttttggagacgcagtcttgctctgttgcctaggctggagtgcaatggcgcaatcttgggtcactgcaacctccgcctcccgggttcaagcgattctcctgcttcagcctccggagtagctgagattacaggcgcccgccaccattcccggctaattttttttggtagttttagtagagatggggtttcactatgttgggcaggctggtcttgaacccctgacctcaggtgattcgcccgcctcggcctctcaaagtgctgggattacagtgctgggattacaggcgtaaaccacctcGCCAGGCCC
It encodes:
- the DNTTIP2 gene encoding deoxynucleotidyltransferase terminal-interacting protein 2 — its product is MVVTRSARAKASIQAASAESSGQKSSAANGIQAHPESSTGSDARTTAESQTTGKQSSIPRTPKARKRKSRTTSSLPKGTEPSTDGETSEAESNYSSVSEHHDTILRVTRRRQILIARSPVSSVRKKPKVTPTKESYTEEIVSEAESHVSGISRIVLPTEKTRGTRRSKAKSLTDPSQESHTEAISVAETSSSDISFSEIATRKTRSMQRKLKAQTEKKDSKIVPGNEKQIVGTPVNSEDSDTRPTSHLQARSLSEINKPNFYNNDFDDDFSHRSSENILTVQEQANVESLKETKQNCKDLNEDANGITDEGKEINEKSSQLKNLSELQDTSLQQLLSQRHSTPQNKNAVSVHSNLNSEAVMKSLTQTFATVEVGRWNDKKKSPIKASDLTEFGDCGGSDDEEESTVISVSEDMNSEGNVDFECDTRLYTSAPNTSQGKDNSVLLVLSSDESQQSENSENEEDTLCFVENSGQRESLSGDTESLSCDNALFVIDTTPGMSADKNFYLEEEDKASEVATEEEKEEEEGEKSEDSSDHDENEDECSDEEDLLNSTKAKLLKLTSSSIDPGLSIKQLGGLYINFNADKLQSNKRTLTQIKEKKKNELLQKAVITPDFEKNHCVPPYSESKYQLQKKRREERQKTAGDGWFGMKAPEMTNELKNDLKALKMRASMDPKRFYKKNDRDGFPKYFQIGTIVDNPADFYHSRIPKKQRKRTIVEELLADSEFRRYNRRKYLEIMAEKAANAAGKKFRKKKKFRN